TATCGCCTAGCATTTTCGACAATCTGCTCAGCTAAATCACTGTCAAACTCTGCCACATCTTCTAAGTCAATAACAAGTTCAACCTATAAAAAGGTCAATtgggtaaaaaataaatataatttaaGGCAAGAAGAACTATACCTGCTCACGATGAGCTAGCTTAGTTAGTTGTGTGGCATACTTGAAATCTTTACCATTTTTCCCATCCTTATGGAATTCGGCGAAAAAAGTTTTGATTTTCTCTGAGAAAGAAATCCATTGATTGAAAATTGCTACCTAAATTCCAATTAGCAATTCCACTTACCCTTTTGAATGTTGTAATCAACGGGATTGAGAGCCATGGTGACGACAAATCGTAGATGGACAGGAAGTTTCGACAAATTTCTGTTAGTCAATCCTCAGCCTTGTTTGGTTATTGTCTCTTAGTTGTTTCGCGCCTAATGCACATTCCGCGCTGCCAAaccgtttttttgttgttccatctgcagcgctcggccccgcgttAATCGGGGAACTTTTTAGTCGATTCAGTGTGGGGAGGATCTTTATCGGTacggtgatttcggtgctcggtgccttccccgattattaaggaatagtgatctaaattggcagttgccctgcggccaatAAGAAcgaaatgtgaccctagtcacgtgattctcgttggcctatcagaacgcaaggtcactggtaagactaaccccctatggctgaagcggtgctatcggcGCAGGACCGATTATAgtaccgaacttccccgattcatttttatcggtgAAGGTTAGCGGTGttcccgattagaatgtgatcgggtaGCTTTTTGGCCGATCGGTTAGATCGTTTCGGTTTTCGGTGCGGTTCTATCAGGTTTGGGGGGGACCTTTTTTCCTACCCATGGGCATTTGGGTCGACTTCCGGGTAAAACCGGCGCAAGGGAAAGAAGCTAATCGGTTCCAAAAACCCGGTTTATCACCTCGATTACATGGATTTCtgacccgattacccgacttTTGCCCAATTCTTACccagaaatttttatttaagcTTAAAATTCGGGTAATTCATCATATTTTTCATGGTTTTGTAATTTGGCACCACGCATCCACCATTTTTTCAAGATGGCACTGGGTCTATCGGTTTCAATGGGTATTTTGAACCGAACCAAACCGCTTGAaaactacctacccgggtcgCAACCGATTggccatttttcgggtaggtGGGTGCGGTTTTTTGGGTTTcaggtaatcggggccgagccctacctaTCCATCTGGAGTTCTTTCTGGTCTTCTGGACacaagaaaaatgttaacttGTTAAGTTATATTCAAATTTCACTCATCGAAAATGTTATATTTTTAGATTCAtgataattattttaatttgaaaCACAACTAaaggaacaagaagaaaaatacaagatgtattttgtttaattgttcCTTCAAGGTTTTCCGACAACGCCGTATTGGATTCATAACAATTCTTTGCagactgaaaaaaaagtatttcaGCACGTGTGGTCGTGTATAATTGTCCTTTAGATCGGAGAAATGTTCACTTTGAAAACGTGTACTGGGTTTGTTTCAAGAGTTGCTAAACTTGCTCCCACCCGACAAATTTTCCTGTCATGTCGAAAGCAAGTTGATGACGAATGGAGACCTTCGACGAACACTACTAATCAAGCTGAAGACGAAAATGCACCAATGGGTGTCAGTGTTGAGAAAAGTTAGTTTTCAACGTTTTCGCCAATTTTAAATGCCAGACTTTTaaacttattttttctatGCAGCTATTAACTCAGTGACCCTATTGGGTAGGGTTGGTTCAAATCCTGTGAAACGTGGCTCTCCAGATCATCCAGTAGTTACATTTTCGTTGGCCACAAACTCAAATTATAGCTATGCGAACGGTCTGtcacaaaaatttttattaaagctattatttttgttaataattttgatttttctgaAGGAGATATCACCCAAAAGACTGAATGGCACAGGATTTGTGTTTTTAAACCTTACCTCAGGGAATCAACTTTTAAATATACAACTAAAGGACAAAGGGTACTTGTCCAAGGAAGGATCATCTATGGTGAAATCAAAGAGCCTGAGGGACAATTAAGACATACATCTTCAATAGTTGCAGatgatgtaatttttttcaaaaatggttAATAATGGAAACATgtacaaagaaaaatgctGGAAAAATACAGATATGTTAATTAAGAATTAggattaaaaatttttattattaaacaGTGAAAGGCCTTTGACTTTAAAGTAAGTCAGAACTTCAAATGCACCAGCTATCATTAAGCAAGCAGATGTGAGCCCATGAAGCTTGTACCTGAAAACAGGTAATATGATTAAATAGCAGTCAAAAGTTTTATAGCCGCAGTACCTGAATTCTTCGGTATTGTAAACCCAGCAGCTACCCTTCTCTCCACATGACGCTTCCCACGCTAAACACGACGAATCTATTAGACTTCCGTAGATGATAGGGTTGGGCAGAAATCCTAACAGTCCGGACATAGTAGCCAAAAATCCTAAAGCCAGAGCCTTATCCCTTTCTTCAACGCATCTGAGTAAACATACAAATTTCTACCATTAATTAAGCTGTTTAGGTAAACAGTATGCCGTAGGATACCTGAGATCTATTATTAGGTTGCCTACTGCGCCTACAGAGACTACAAGTTTAATAACTGCAAGTAGCACCATATAAATGTATAGATTAGAACAGGTCTCCATGCAATATCCTGGAGTTGCTAGTGATAGGGAGTCACACCTATTTTCATAAGAAGATGATATAAtatgttttgtgttttattcTAAGTTGATTTCTTTTAAGAAACGCACATGCAGGAACTGTAGTCCACGCTTCCATTAAGAGAGGGTGCTTCTCTGCAGCCCGCATGACATGGTGAAAAGTAAGTTTGCTGATGAGAAGTCCCTCGGAAGCATATTGGCAAAAACTGAACAGTACCGCAATTGCAACCCTCGTTGCATTCTATATCCAATTTTAAACTGAAATTGCAAAAAGGAAGATTTGTGGTAAAATCTTTCATTTTATTGGTTAACATGACGAACATACTGTATGGCATTAGTCTAGTGAAGCACAAAAATAGTTGTATTGCTGTAACGTACCTGCCGTTCATCTGCAACGATCCTGGTAGGTCAGACATAAAATTACAGTCAGACAACAGCATGATTAGCAATAATCCAAAGGCATAGACGTATTTTGAAACCGCCACAACTGTTGTGTGCATAAAGGTAAAATATACGATATGTTTTAATGATATATCATAGATTAAAATAATGTAATTTACTTGCAGCAACTTGACCCGAACTTGGATGGTACTTTTTCATTAGATAACCACTTAAAAGCACCCCGAAAATCATGGTAACGTTCCCCGACAGACCTGGACAAAAAGGGTCAGGATTGTAGTATTTGTTTGAAACTGATACCGTGTGCGATAATTTGATCAATCTCTTGTACCTGAATACATTGCTGCGTTTGACTTGCTAAGGCGGAATTCATGCTCAAAGTATTTGGGTAGCCAAACAAAGTAGCCAGCAAGTCCAAGAATGGTGAAGATGCTGCTACCACATGAACAAAGAAGAACCGGATTGCGAAGTAGACGACGAAGTGCTTCTTTGAACTCTACACGAAATCAAATTTGGATGAAAGCATTGGATGCACTATTAACTGTTTCTCAGCAGGATAGATATATGCTCGTACCTGctaatcgatttttgtttgtatcgGAGTTCGTGTTCGGATTCTGATGTTCACTTAGTTCTAGCGTTGCAGTACTGGAAGTGGTCATGTCCCCTACACCGTAACTAGACACATTTTCTGCGATGTCATTATCCTTTCTTTTCATGATTCGAGGGAAAGATGCCAGGATCAAGGCAAACAGCGCTATAACAATTGCAAGAATCAATGCGCCAAGCCACCAAGCTCCAATCCATCGCGGATCGTCAGACTTCCAATCTGGCGGGGAAAATGTAAACGAAAGGCTTAGATTAACGGCTTTTCGTCGCAAAAACAAAGGCGTAAATAAAAGCATGAAGAGACTTGTTGAATTGCTACCTGGGCGCTTTCCCATGTCGACATAAAATGTCAAACAGAACGAACTAAGTAAATAGCCAAGAACGGGTCCTATGATTCGCACTGCAATGGTGATGGCTAAACAAATGACAAGaaaactgtcgttttaaattGTCAGATGTCTTCAAGTCAAAATCAATAGtaccaaaataaaatggagAATCATTGTTAGGTATGCTGTCATCCAAATAAGGTGCACCGATGACGTA
This genomic stretch from Daphnia magna isolate NIES linkage group LG10, ASM2063170v1.1, whole genome shotgun sequence harbors:
- the LOC116932713 gene encoding single-stranded DNA-binding protein, mitochondrial, with translation MFTLKTCTGFVSRVAKLAPTRQIFLSCRKQVDDEWRPSTNTTNQAEDENAPMGVSVEKTINSVTLLGRVGSNPVKRGSPDHPVVTFSLATNSNYSYANGDITQKTEWHRICVFKPYLRESTFKYTTKGQRVLVQGRIIYGEIKEPEGQLRHTSSIVADDVIFFKNG
- the LOC116932711 gene encoding solute carrier organic anion transporter family member 74D isoform X2, giving the protein MYLLFPPPQSFISSEINRHLDAPGISQRTETFCRSNVTTQNSTAFDDTLCTINPVNRRWAFAAWVFVYSLMGIGATTIYVIGAPYLDDSIPNNDSPFYFAITIAVRIIGPVLGYLLSSFCLTFYVDMGKRPDWKSDDPRWIGAWWLGALILAIVIALFALILASFPRIMKRKDNDIAENVSSYGVGDMTTSSTATLELSEHQNPNTNSDTNKNRLAEFKEALRRLLRNPVLLCSCGSSIFTILGLAGYFVWLPKYFEHEFRLSKSNAAMYSGLSGNVTMIFGVLLSGYLMKKYHPSSGQVAAIVAVSKYVYAFGLLLIMLLSDCNFMSDLPGSLQMNGSLKLDIECNEGCNCGTVQFLPICFRGTSHQQTYFSPCHAGCREAPSLNGSVDYSSCMCDSLSLATPGYCMETCSNLYIYMVLLAVIKLVVSVGAVGNLIIDLRCVEERDKALALGFLATMSGLLGFLPNPIIYGSLIDSSCLAWEASCGEKGSCWVYNTEEFRYKLHGLTSACLMIAGAFEVLTYFKVKGLSLFNNKNF
- the LOC116932711 gene encoding solute carrier organic anion transporter family member 74D isoform X1; its protein translation is MQDGQHDLSSASLARLYQEKNSNLEGNKCGLCNFYPTWLQRFANPRSFLVCFCIKNVLQGMIFTYIIGIETSIERHFQFDGKTIGMLLTLGEVGPVITAVWISHLGSRGNKPLWMGIGMLLIAVSLFFCFTMYLLFPPPQSFISSEINRHLDAPGISQRTETFCRSNVTTQNSTAFDDTLCTINPVNRRWAFAAWVFVYSLMGIGATTIYVIGAPYLDDSIPNNDSPFYFAITIAVRIIGPVLGYLLSSFCLTFYVDMGKRPDWKSDDPRWIGAWWLGALILAIVIALFALILASFPRIMKRKDNDIAENVSSYGVGDMTTSSTATLELSEHQNPNTNSDTNKNRLAEFKEALRRLLRNPVLLCSCGSSIFTILGLAGYFVWLPKYFEHEFRLSKSNAAMYSGLSGNVTMIFGVLLSGYLMKKYHPSSGQVAAIVAVSKYVYAFGLLLIMLLSDCNFMSDLPGSLQMNGSLKLDIECNEGCNCGTVQFLPICFRGTSHQQTYFSPCHAGCREAPSLNGSVDYSSCMCDSLSLATPGYCMETCSNLYIYMVLLAVIKLVVSVGAVGNLIIDLRCVEERDKALALGFLATMSGLLGFLPNPIIYGSLIDSSCLAWEASCGEKGSCWVYNTEEFRYKLHGLTSACLMIAGAFEVLTYFKVKGLSLFNNKNF